A stretch of the Muntiacus reevesi chromosome 8, mMunRee1.1, whole genome shotgun sequence genome encodes the following:
- the VPS26C gene encoding vacuolar protein sorting-associated protein 26C, with the protein MGTTLDIKIKRANKVYHAGEMLSGVVVISGKDSVQHQGLSLTVEGTVNLQLSAKSVGVFEAFYNSVKPIQVINSTIEMVKPGKFPGGKTEIPFEFPLHVKSNRVLYETYHGVFVNIQYTLRCDMRRSLLAKDLTKTCEFIVHSAPQKGKWTPSPVDFTITPDTLQNVKERALLPKFLIRGHLNSTNCVITQPLTGELVVESSEAAIKSIELQLVRVETCGCAEGYARDATEIQNIQIADGDVCQGLSIPIYMVFPRLFTCPTLETTNFKVEFEVNIVVLLHPDHLITENFPLKLCRM; encoded by the exons GAAATGCTCTCCGGGGTGGTGGTCATATCTGGGAAGGACTCGGTCCAGCACCAGGGCCTCTCCCTGACGGTGGAAGGAACCGTGAACCTGCAGCTCAGTGCCAAGAGCGTGGGGGTGTTCGAAGCCTTCTATAATTCCGTGAAG CCCATCCAGGTCATCAACAGCACCATCGAAATGGTGAAGCCAGGAAAATTTCCTGGCGGCAAAACAGAAATTCCTTTCGAGTTTCCACTGCACGTGAAGAGTAACAGAGTTCTGTACGAGACATACCATGGTGTGTTCGTCAACATCCAG TACACCCTGCGCTGTGACATGCGGCGGTCCCTGCTGGCCAAGGACTTGACCAAGACCTGCGAGTTCATCGTCCACTCCGCA CCTCAGAAGGGGAAATGGACTCCGAGCCCCGTGGACTTCACGATCACACCTGACACGTTACAGAACGTCAAAGAG AGGGCTTTGCTCCCAAAATTTCTCATCAGAGGACATCTCAACTCAACCAACTGTGTGATCACACAGCCACTGACGGGAGAGCTGGTGGTGGAGAGCTCAGAGGCTGCCATCAAAAGCATCGAGCTGCAGCTGGTGCGCGTGGAGACGTGCG GCTGTGCAGAAGGGTATGCCCGCGACGCCACAGAGATTCAGAACATTCAGATCGCCGACGGGGACGTGTGTCAGGGCCTCTCCATCCCCATCTACATGGTCTTCCCCCGGCTGTTCACCTGCCCGACGCTGGAGACCACCAACTTCAAAGTGG AGTTTGAGGTGAACATCGTGGTGCTGCTTCACCCCGACCACCTCATCACCGAGAACTTCCCGCTGAAGCTCTGCAGGATGTAG